The Macadamia integrifolia cultivar HAES 741 unplaced genomic scaffold, SCU_Mint_v3 scaffold624, whole genome shotgun sequence DNA window ACAGGCATCCATCTTTGGACGTGAAACTGACCCTTAAACGCTTGAACGCTGTCAGTTTCTCTCAGAAGAGTTGCTTGTCTACTCATGTTCTTTTGTATTCCTATTACACATGATTGATTGGATGCCCCAGAAATTTTTATCATGGTTCTGTATTTGATGTAGGAAGCTCGTTGCGTGACAAAAGCAAGATGGCTTGGTGTTTCCACTCCAGTATTGTATGCTTCGGATCCCGTGCTGCATACCTTAACATTTGAATATGTGGAGGGCCCGGCTATCAAAGAAATTTTTCTAGATTTTGGGTTGAATGGTATTAACATAGAACTAAATAATCGCATAGCAACGCAGATAGGTAATGCAATTGCAAAATTACATGATGGTGGTCTGATTCATGGGGATTTGACAACATCAAATATGTTGCTCCAAAATGGTTCCAACCACCTGGTGAGATATTTTAACCCATCTTCCAAATTGCATTCATTCCATGCTTACAAATAGTGTTAAACATTGGCCGCCATTCATCTTGATTTTCTCAGGTTCTGATAGACTTTGGTTTGAGCTTTATGTCAACCCTCCCTGAAGATAAAGCCGTTGACTTGTATGTACTCGAGAGAGCATTACTCTCAATGCATTCTTCTTGTGGGAATGTGGTAAGTCAAAcagttcttttttgttttttccctatttttcccATAATATTTATAAGATTTTACATTTCTGCACAGATGAATCAGATACTGGCTgcatacaggaaatcatcaaagcAATGGTCTTCCACATTGAACAAGCTGGCTCAAGGTGCTGGTCACATACTTGATCCTTTGTCAGTTTTGTATGCGACTGCTATTTAGTTTATGTATGCCTAGTCATTTTCTTTGCCACTTCTTatttttgaaatctttttgCAGTACGACAAAGAGGTCGCAAGCGTGCCATGATTGGATGAACCATCTTCTACGGAATCACCTGTCCCATTTAGTAATCTGCAAACGGAGAGAGAACCCCTCATTAGACTAATTGAATTTACAGTGTATAACAATGAACTTGCCCAAAGCAGATATGTTGTGCGCATTGTATCAAACTTTTCTTTGTTATCTTAGTAGTTCTTTATCATTCATTATGGAGCCAATTCTGGTGTGGTTCCCAGACTACTGCAATTTCAACTAAAACTTGACCACAAGtgattcaactgtgatcccctGAATTTGGGGCTTCCATCCATGGTTGAACTGTTGCTTTTGCTAGCATGAATTGCTTATACATCCCATCTAATTGTGGTTTCACTCATATGTCCAAAAGAactgaaaatggaaaaaagaagacTTGAATTGTGCTATACAACAGCTAAGCtttatcctaactaaatgggtCGGTTACCTAGAGCCTTGTCCTCCAATCAGATCTATTCAACTTATACTTGATAAAAAGCTTAAGATATGTATGTTTTTCCTCATTAATTTTTCTAAGGGTATTTTAGATTTGTCCTTCGCTCTTTCAGTTActtcaatcaaaatcaaattactTCTTAAACATCTAAaggtctccgttgaacatggccatgccatcTTAAACGACTTGAGCTACTAtacaaatgaaaatttaaaggaTAAAGGGTTGTTATAACTGCTGTATTCAGATCTTCTCAAGGTTCTTACAATCACTAAGATTGCAAATGTTGGCTCCTGGAGGATATTAAAACAGGACTGAACCCTCCATGAACCAAACaagttttgttttcatttttagttgtaacaaGAGCACTCATAATTGGATTCTCTGATTCAAACGtgaaaaaaatactttaaaatttgaaatcagTAGCTGTTGAAACAAAATTTAAAccaaaatgggaaaaaagttaaaaaaattaatgttgaGAGTGGGATTTGAACCCACGCCCTTTCGGACCAGAACCTTAATCTGGCGCCTTAGACCAACTCGGCCATCTCAACATCATATGTTAGAAAACTATAAATTGAATATATAAAAGAATATGAATTTCTTTGAGTTCAACCTTCTCATCGAAAGGCCTACTTTCCACCGATGGCAAGCCCCTCCTAATTGGGTGGCCTAGAACCATGATGGTTTTTGTTATGCTCAAAATATGCTTGTCAATACTGACTCAACACGTGGAACTAAGGCCGAGTGAGATAGGCTAGGGTCGAACTAATCTTAAGGATCAAGGAATCGACCAATGACCAGCTCAAGGATTGGCTACCACCAAATCCACATCCATCGCCAAATAGCCAAACAATTGATAAAGGAAACAATTCATTCACCACAAGGTAATCCACTCCCAATAGAATACATAGACCCAAACAAGGAAAAAATCTTtcctaaacaaaaaaaaaaaatcaccgaAAAAAGAATCCTAATCATCCCTAAAAGGAAGGGTAATCCCCTACCGATCAGGTATGGAAGGTTCCTACAAGTGGAATAACCACTACCTATGCATTCTTCAAATATAACTCCTATTATGTTTAGACTCCTACCAGCATTAAAACACTTACTAAGTTGGCATTCCCCATGACCGCCTCACTCCAACTCCATCAATCAACTATAAATATCCAGGTAAATCCCCTTCAAGGGAATCAAAACTTTTCAATTCTACTTAAAACTTGCAAAAATATCTGATTTAAGCATCGAAAAGTCCCCCACTGGAACAATAAGATGTTCATTCTCTTTTGTTTATTCTTCTGTATAGGATGTATGGAAAGCCTAAGACAATTTCTTACTACAACAATTCTATTCTTGAGAACCTTGATATGAATGTATCAATGGAAACCATTCTGAACctgattcttctctatttttgtcaCTCACTTTTAAATGTGTTATAAACCCATAATctattccaaaaaaatgaataccaaacacAGCTATTGCTACTAAGTCCATAAACATTTTGTTAAGTTTACAGGGACCCCAAACAGGTCGAGCCAGTCCTTCATCCTACAATCCAATTCCATGCACGCTCAGGGACCCCGTGTCCCAGTCGGATCAGGCAGAACAGGCTTTGGGGGAAATACCCGTCTGCTCACAACCCGAACTTCAAAAGGAAAGTCTAAAGACAGATGAATCACAGGCCATATGTGTTGGTCGAGAGCCGGAGTTGTTTAGTTTTCTGGTGTTGAAAGGCAATTTTTTTTCACTCTCATAGATTTTTAGAATCATTTAAGATTGTAATGTTTCAAACTTCAACTTACATCTAGGGCTCTATGACATGGTTTAAGTAAACAGAATCAGCTTCGATTCTGATTCATCTGGAATCCACCTGAACCCTAGAAATCAAGTAGCATTGCTAAAAAACAATTAACATCTGCAACCCTTAGATCTGATACCTGATAATTTTGATTCAATACACCACGTAATGTTATAAACCCGGAAGTCCAGACCGCATCTGCGTAATACGTAATTTGTACACTTTCTTTTTAGACTGCTGGAGAATGTACATGAAACAAATCAAATCACCTTTGGGAAGGAgttgaacaaaataaattaattggAACACATACTAAACAACTACCAGCATTTGGTTGAAGAATGATACTACCAGATAAATCTGGGCTATCcttgaaaaatataaagaatGAATTCCCATGGGGAAGTGTACATGCGTGTATTTTTGCACACCGGGGTGTGAGATTATTCTTTTATAGATAATCCCTGATTTCCTTTGAAAGCAGAGATCTTAAGTTAGTACGATGGAGAAACCTTCTTGCACTTGGATGGGAAGTGATTATTATTCTATAGATAACGCCTGATTTCCTTTGAAAGTAGAGATCTTGAGTTAGTATGACGGGGAAACCTTCTTGCCCTTGGCCTTTCCCATCCCAGTCTCTCCAAGAACTCTTCAATCAACCTGTCAATTCAAAGTAAATGTAAAATAATTAACATCTCAGGTGACACCAGACAAATAACACTAAGAAAGGCTTAGTTTGCTACTCACAGACTACAGATGGATTTCTGCGACGAAGCCAGCTCACTGTCTGGGAATGAATCCTCCAGTCGAAAACTCAACCAGACATAAAGATCCAAGACCTTTGGTGGTGAATGCCAAGCAAATCAAAAGTACATTAGTGGCATGTCTCATATAACAAATAAGGAGCTACTAATTAATTTGAACTCCAAATTTAACTCTTGTAATCAGCAGAAAAACCTCCATTTTCACAAAGATATTTATTGCTTAGATGGTTGACTTGTCAAGTTatcaaaataagataaaatatcTAAATCATATTACATATTCTTTAACAATGCTTCTGAAGACACTTGGGTCAACTTCAGATAGTAAACTTATCAACTATATCCCTCCTAGTACCACTTTCATTGTAACCAGTTCATACGCTGATGTGTAACCAAGCCCACACCCTTTTTCATCCATTGGAAAATTTCTGAGAGCAACTCTCAGAGTGGCGAATGTGAAAATCTTGAAATTGGTAGCAAGTTGGAATTTTGACATCTTAGTTGTTCACTGAGAACATGGATAGCGTAAATAGGAAATCATTACCTTGTGAACTGATTCAAGCTCTTTGAGTGCGGTTTGTGTTTTTGGCACCTTGAGTGTCCCAGGTGTAAATATTTCTCGAAGTCGAACAATGCCCTTCCTTGCATAGGTTTGTGCAAACTGGTCCAGTTCAACAGGTTGATCATATAAATTCTCAACAGAAAAACAGTAAAACGCAAAGTTCGGGGAACCTAAGAATGTATTGTACCTGTATAAGGCCCTGAGATGAGATGTCATCGTTCATGTCAGTTGGGCTGCAAATCATGGAATTAAGATCTTGAGATCCAAAGAAGCAGTTCAAAGTAGATAAGCTGAGCTAACTTGCTCATTAGTTCATAAATCAATTTGCAGTATGCAAGTGTTCCAGAAAACTTGGAAACCAAGCATCACTCAGGCCTCAAGTAGATTATTCTCACTATCTGAAAGCATCAGTAGCTAATTCACAAGAGTCAAATTTTAAAGCGCCATTCATCTATATATGAGAGATTTCAGTTATGACATCTAGGCGACCCAAGTcgttggagggggcctggacaCAAGATGATACCAACAAGGCACCCACCTAGCAGCCTAGGCGATTCCTTAACTATGTTTAGAACAGAAATCCACCCATCCCCCCATCCCTCCATGgcgaaaggaaataaaataaaacaacgGAGTGCTTCTGGGTTATAAGGAACTGTAGCCCAGTGAACTAGACATACACCTCAGTACCCAACAAAAGGAGGATATTCCCCCACTGTTATTTGTCTCCTTAATTGAACTCAATAAGCATAAAAAGACGACGGGATTTCACCAAGATGAAGatctgaataaataaaaaattaattacaactCAAAACCTATAAAATGACATCAGTATGTGAATAGGTAAAACATGGAATATACATGAAATGACTCAATTGTTGTTCCCAGAACACATGAAACATGAATGTGGAAAACAAACAAAGCTGGCATTTGATTGCCATTTTGTTGAAACACTTATTGCTGTGTGTCTATGAAAGAGTCAAATACTACTAACAATTCCAGAAGGTCTATTATATAATTGCTCAAGTGGAAAATAAGATTCTGTCTCTTGTTAACTACCAGCCTCCCACGAAAAAAAGACTCAGGAAACCAATCTAACAAGTTTCAACACCTGTTCTGTATCAAACAAGAGATAAGGACATCACCTTATGCAGAAAAGGTACTTATCATGCAATCCAAGAGGCAACTCATCAATAACAGCAGCAACCTTCTGTTATCAACAAATGAGTAGAACTTTGATAAATAAATAgccataaaaaaaaggaaaaatacaaatcTGTCCTTGATTCAAGCAAATTGAAACTGCAGCAGTAAAGTTTTTCAATAATGTTCAGAAGCATATGAAATACTAAACCATGTGTTATTAGCTTTTGCAGTAAATGACACATGGAGGATAATATGAAGACAAAGGAGAAAAGGAACAAGAGTCATACCAACATTTCTTCACAGTCAGCAATGAAATAATTTGAAGATAACTTTGCATTGTCCAGAAACTGTTCCTGCATATAGAAAATAACTTGGTTAAAATTTCACCCATCACCATAAGCTATCAAAAGGTGATATTGTTAGAGATTGGAGTCCAAACATTCACCCATCACCATGAAGCAGGACAGTGCTCCAATATGGTATCCCCCTCCCTGGGgcttgggttttttttattttcatggttgCTTCCAT harbors:
- the LOC122069493 gene encoding EKC/KEOPS complex subunit TP53RK-like isoform X2 translates to MEINQDGKEGSLILLKQGAEARVFESTFVGKRSIVKERFSKKYRHPSLDVKLTLKRLNAEARCVTKARWLGVSTPVLYASDPVLHTLTFEYVEGPAIKEIFLDFGLNGINIELNNRIATQIGNAIAKLHDGGLIHGDLTTSNMLLQNGSNHLVLIDFGLSFMSTLPEDKAVDLYVLERALLSMHSSCGNVMNQILAAYRKSSKQWSSTLNKLAQVRQRGRKRAMIG
- the LOC122069493 gene encoding EKC/KEOPS complex subunit TP53RK-like isoform X1; the encoded protein is MKKQKKLVELLQFCPPYALCSSRYLFWYRNVVRGFGYSKLGNDHYRRFSYRLRCAAPTQNNQLEEARCVTKARWLGVSTPVLYASDPVLHTLTFEYVEGPAIKEIFLDFGLNGINIELNNRIATQIGNAIAKLHDGGLIHGDLTTSNMLLQNGSNHLVLIDFGLSFMSTLPEDKAVDLYVLERALLSMHSSCGNVMNQILAAYRKSSKQWSSTLNKLAQVRQRGRKRAMIG
- the LOC122069493 gene encoding EKC/KEOPS complex subunit TP53RK-like isoform X3, which gives rise to MCRYLFWYRNVVRGFGYSKLGNDHYRRFSYRLRCAAPTQNNQLEEARCVTKARWLGVSTPVLYASDPVLHTLTFEYVEGPAIKEIFLDFGLNGINIELNNRIATQIGNAIAKLHDGGLIHGDLTTSNMLLQNGSNHLVLIDFGLSFMSTLPEDKAVDLYVLERALLSMHSSCGNVMNQILAAYRKSSKQWSSTLNKLAQVRQRGRKRAMIG
- the LOC122069493 gene encoding EKC/KEOPS complex subunit TP53RK-like isoform X4 — its product is MEINQDGKEGSLILLKQGAEAEARCVTKARWLGVSTPVLYASDPVLHTLTFEYVEGPAIKEIFLDFGLNGINIELNNRIATQIGNAIAKLHDGGLIHGDLTTSNMLLQNGSNHLVLIDFGLSFMSTLPEDKAVDLYVLERALLSMHSSCGNVMNQILAAYRKSSKQWSSTLNKLAQVRQRGRKRAMIG